A stretch of Treponema vincentii F0403 DNA encodes these proteins:
- a CDS encoding InlB B-repeat-containing protein, whose amino-acid sequence MKKVVRNIIFLVLTLYLSIACKNYTADIDEYLSYWTTEASIAGYVFNTATQTDAEGALCVSSKDPVTITFTVRNPKNFDFKMPGESDAPADIITFPHLQNAADVSALQAGDDYVFKKISGSTLELTYTPAFLRKHEWSSGNIAPAIMLYTNDGRVFKQTITLELKVNTPPPTIKYYAVAKTSAAVPGEDAYYVLCLQVPDMDTKITGGLLHKDIAGIEINGIRYPLSIDEEQQGFVKPESDAFLDITDVVPLDEHDAADIPSGWVLYFKTDAAVKTGSAKKDYTVKLTDTNGFTSSELKASTSPNKLPKEEWKVTKGDPTGEKSGTAAEPIIIGADSDGAAVSVSSKIPNTVVHCTLTEIGQEAEPEQTGIVSVTVDMPLKGKNEKTYKLEYYTDGEGFAATAPQTVYYNILLKHTVTFNLAGGNIGGKTDAITMTGTPGTPFTQPADPAKDGYNFSGWLPSLPSSPVFPKADTEYTAQWTKDGNTPYKIEHYQQNIDDDDYTLVSADTQSLKGEAEALIAVARKHYEGFTFDHQEPSAPTIAATGDTVVRVYYNRKEITLTFKLNGGIIGGKPDYVIGPGKFGKSFEPPIPTRDGYTPNGWKPALPSPPAFPAEDTIYTALWKANTYTVTFDSKGGGSIPAQKVQYGSKISKPADPTAPAGYSFQNWCTDDACTTAWDFASGTVTSDITLYAKWDPAGGVSYTVKHFQQNIDDDNYPTVPSATQTLNGTTGQLTTATANAYAGFEPLPFEQKTIAGDGTTVVEVKYKRKLITVTFKLAGGNIGGSTADVPLSGKFGATFTAPVPTRQGYTFNGWLPALPSPFVFPAANAEYTAQWQEIPKPGMRIKEGISAEEKSYEESGMDNLVLDSGHYTHTTPLIIYKESGQAKLSITGSGATTAYYQIDAGSETEGTEISLPADGNAYKLTVWAKKGTDDSIKTVLYIHVKDALTTYKELKNVVQHVASGTIINIGDNLSCGEEASEIEINKAVTIQRKSSSGNSRYTLDANEKGRFFKVTSGGTLTLKNIILKNGKAGGDILTNLGGGIHVLNGGMCQLANCIITECKAMSGGALAIAGNCTLTDSIVENNSCLTSGSAAAANIPFTGRFVVEGSSVIKDNKTADGSTDAAAIMVTGGITLKDSAKVGAGNNIHLSVASACITVDGNLEALPTAAGVSMPAFSAGRKVLEGSLTSDNIGKFTLVGFHADQWKINASGELEAVGGQSPVVTVSNWEELRTKVQSASDGTVIEVTQDITYKGGSSESTITVNKNITIKSKDSNPYTLNADCTGTFPTYASKVKSIFEVSGGKTLTLENVTLSNAKQYAVSVAENCSLMMTKVTIKDCTTTQDNAAGIYFNKGKNLTLTGCTIEKCKGTGSASSGGIDIQEPKGTVSIKDGTKIEKCEGNGAGGGIHLYNANNVQCKVESVTVDNCSALRGGGIYVKGGTLTITGGSFINNSAGGTITSGGGGAIYSEGAKVTITGCTIGDDDSNKGNYAGQGGGIFVNGGAECILEAGTKIIGNSAINLGTGTGNGGGVYVAGNSSLKMENVTIKNCEATGTDSAGGGVYLYKGTCTLEKVIVEECKAPKGGGIFVSEEAECILKQDVKILQNEARGTNSNGGGIFVDKVSKLGKLTIKGSKEKPVVIAKNTADYGGGLYHYGNADIKYAEIKENRVPHDGGGMYNAGICTMDNVTIQNNRAFTEDTNAGRGGGIYSDESDETLTLTNTTVTDNEAKTGGGIYIAEHSKAFNMSGSTVITVDPSKNDVFLREGKFITISGSLNAIGNVARITLENYTVGAKVLQASPAECAKFTVTPNSAEIWSIKSDGTLKK is encoded by the coding sequence ATGAAAAAAGTTGTGCGGAATATTATCTTTTTAGTTTTGACTTTATACCTTTCCATTGCCTGTAAAAACTACACGGCTGATATCGATGAGTATCTAAGCTATTGGACAACGGAAGCATCTATTGCGGGCTATGTGTTCAATACGGCAACTCAAACCGATGCCGAAGGAGCTCTGTGTGTTTCTTCAAAAGACCCGGTAACGATTACCTTTACTGTCCGTAATCCTAAAAATTTTGATTTTAAAATGCCCGGAGAGTCCGATGCTCCTGCCGATATTATAACCTTTCCGCACCTTCAAAATGCAGCGGATGTATCTGCGCTCCAAGCAGGCGATGATTATGTATTTAAAAAAATTTCGGGCAGCACGCTTGAGCTGACTTATACCCCGGCCTTTTTACGGAAGCATGAATGGAGCAGCGGAAATATCGCCCCTGCAATTATGCTCTATACTAATGACGGCAGGGTATTTAAACAAACGATTACGCTTGAACTCAAGGTAAATACGCCGCCTCCTACAATAAAGTACTATGCCGTTGCAAAGACATCCGCCGCTGTTCCCGGCGAAGATGCTTACTATGTTTTATGTTTACAAGTGCCCGATATGGATACGAAAATTACCGGCGGACTTCTGCACAAGGATATTGCCGGTATTGAAATAAACGGTATTCGCTATCCTCTTTCCATAGATGAGGAGCAACAAGGCTTTGTAAAGCCGGAGAGTGATGCCTTTTTGGATATAACGGACGTCGTTCCGCTTGATGAACACGATGCTGCGGATATTCCTTCCGGTTGGGTTCTCTATTTTAAAACCGATGCTGCGGTAAAGACCGGGAGTGCAAAAAAAGATTATACGGTTAAACTGACGGATACAAATGGTTTTACCTCATCTGAACTGAAAGCGAGTACAAGCCCGAATAAGCTGCCGAAGGAAGAATGGAAGGTTACGAAAGGGGACCCGACCGGAGAGAAAAGCGGCACTGCAGCCGAGCCCATTATTATAGGGGCAGATAGCGACGGAGCTGCAGTTTCGGTTTCTTCGAAGATTCCCAATACGGTGGTGCACTGTACGCTGACGGAAATCGGACAAGAAGCTGAACCCGAACAGACGGGAATTGTTTCCGTTACCGTCGATATGCCGTTAAAGGGCAAAAACGAAAAGACGTATAAGCTGGAATATTACACGGACGGCGAAGGATTCGCGGCAACTGCCCCGCAGACAGTCTATTATAACATTTTACTTAAACACACGGTAACCTTTAACCTTGCAGGAGGAAATATCGGCGGCAAAACGGACGCTATAACCATGACCGGTACTCCGGGAACTCCGTTTACCCAACCTGCAGACCCCGCAAAGGATGGGTATAACTTTAGCGGATGGCTGCCGAGCTTGCCCTCATCTCCGGTGTTCCCGAAAGCGGATACGGAATACACTGCGCAGTGGACAAAGGACGGTAACACGCCGTATAAAATAGAACATTACCAGCAAAACATTGACGATGATGACTACACGCTTGTTTCCGCTGATACGCAGTCTCTGAAAGGGGAAGCCGAAGCGCTCATTGCCGTGGCGCGTAAACACTATGAAGGCTTTACATTCGATCATCAAGAGCCTAGTGCTCCGACAATCGCCGCAACAGGAGACACGGTTGTAAGGGTGTACTACAATCGGAAGGAGATTACGCTTACCTTTAAGCTTAACGGAGGAATCATCGGCGGCAAGCCGGATTATGTTATTGGACCCGGTAAATTCGGAAAATCGTTTGAGCCGCCGATACCGACCAGAGACGGCTACACCCCTAACGGTTGGAAGCCTGCGCTGCCTTCGCCTCCGGCATTCCCTGCGGAAGACACAATATACACCGCACTGTGGAAGGCAAACACGTACACGGTAACCTTTGACTCCAAGGGCGGAGGCAGTATACCTGCTCAAAAAGTACAGTACGGTTCTAAGATTTCAAAACCGGCCGACCCTACCGCACCGGCGGGGTATAGCTTCCAAAACTGGTGCACTGACGATGCCTGCACAACTGCATGGGATTTCGCTTCCGGTACGGTAACATCCGACATCACCCTCTATGCAAAATGGGATCCGGCGGGAGGGGTATCGTACACGGTAAAGCACTTTCAGCAAAATATTGATGATGATAATTATCCTACCGTTCCCAGTGCTACTCAAACATTGAATGGTACTACAGGGCAACTCACAACAGCTACGGCGAATGCCTATGCAGGTTTTGAGCCGCTCCCCTTTGAACAGAAAACGATTGCCGGGGACGGAACGACAGTTGTTGAAGTCAAATATAAGAGGAAGCTCATTACCGTAACCTTTAAGCTCGCAGGCGGAAATATCGGCGGTAGTACGGCTGATGTTCCTCTGTCCGGTAAATTCGGAGCAACATTTACCGCGCCTGTACCGACCAGACAAGGCTATACCTTTAACGGCTGGCTACCTGCACTGCCTTCACCGTTCGTATTCCCTGCAGCAAATGCGGAATACACGGCGCAGTGGCAAGAGATTCCCAAGCCGGGTATGCGTATAAAGGAAGGCATCTCCGCGGAAGAAAAATCGTACGAAGAAAGCGGTATGGACAATCTTGTACTTGATTCAGGGCACTATACGCATACAACCCCGCTGATTATCTATAAAGAGAGCGGTCAGGCAAAGCTTTCGATTACCGGTTCCGGCGCTACAACAGCATACTATCAGATTGATGCGGGAAGTGAGACTGAAGGAACTGAAATAAGTCTTCCTGCCGATGGAAATGCTTACAAGCTCACCGTTTGGGCAAAAAAAGGCACCGATGACAGTATTAAAACTGTACTGTACATCCACGTTAAAGATGCGCTTACAACATATAAAGAACTGAAAAATGTTGTACAGCATGTTGCTTCCGGTACTATTATTAATATTGGAGATAATCTGAGCTGCGGCGAAGAAGCAAGCGAAATTGAAATAAATAAAGCCGTCACCATACAACGTAAATCTTCAAGCGGTAATTCTCGATATACCTTGGATGCAAATGAAAAGGGGAGATTTTTTAAGGTTACTTCAGGCGGAACCTTAACGTTGAAAAATATTATCCTGAAAAACGGTAAGGCTGGTGGAGACATTCTGACAAACCTTGGCGGAGGAATACATGTACTGAATGGCGGTATGTGCCAACTGGCGAACTGCATCATCACAGAATGTAAGGCAATGAGCGGCGGCGCCTTAGCAATAGCAGGAAATTGTACACTTACAGATTCTATTGTCGAAAATAATAGCTGTCTTACAAGCGGAAGCGCTGCTGCTGCAAACATTCCGTTTACGGGGCGGTTCGTTGTGGAAGGAAGCTCCGTTATCAAGGATAATAAAACAGCAGACGGCAGTACCGATGCAGCTGCAATAATGGTAACAGGAGGCATAACTCTTAAAGATTCTGCAAAGGTAGGAGCCGGGAATAATATTCATTTGTCGGTGGCAAGTGCTTGTATAACTGTCGACGGAAATCTCGAAGCCTTGCCAACGGCAGCCGGGGTATCGATGCCGGCTTTTTCTGCAGGCAGAAAAGTACTTGAGGGAAGCCTCACTTCCGACAATATAGGTAAATTTACGCTTGTGGGATTTCATGCCGATCAATGGAAGATAAATGCTTCCGGCGAGCTTGAGGCAGTTGGCGGTCAGAGTCCGGTTGTAACGGTAAGTAATTGGGAAGAGTTACGGACTAAAGTACAAAGTGCTTCCGACGGTACCGTTATCGAAGTAACACAGGATATTACGTATAAAGGAGGCAGCTCTGAATCTACAATAACGGTAAATAAGAATATCACCATAAAATCAAAAGACAGTAATCCGTATACTTTGAACGCAGATTGTACGGGAACTTTTCCTACTTATGCTTCAAAGGTTAAAAGTATTTTTGAGGTGAGTGGTGGTAAGACCTTAACACTTGAAAATGTAACGCTCAGCAATGCTAAACAATACGCCGTCTCTGTTGCGGAGAATTGTTCCCTTATGATGACGAAGGTAACGATTAAGGATTGCACAACTACTCAAGATAATGCTGCTGGTATTTACTTTAATAAGGGCAAAAATCTAACGCTTACCGGCTGTACAATTGAAAAGTGTAAGGGAACAGGTTCCGCTTCTTCCGGTGGTATTGATATTCAGGAGCCGAAAGGAACGGTGAGCATAAAAGACGGCACGAAGATTGAAAAGTGCGAAGGTAATGGTGCCGGCGGCGGTATACATCTGTATAATGCTAATAATGTCCAATGTAAAGTAGAAAGTGTAACTGTTGACAACTGCAGTGCGCTGAGAGGGGGCGGCATATACGTCAAAGGTGGAACTCTTACTATAACCGGCGGATCTTTTATAAATAATTCAGCGGGGGGGACAATCACAAGCGGCGGGGGCGGCGCTATCTATAGCGAAGGCGCTAAAGTTACTATAACAGGATGTACCATCGGCGATGATGATTCAAACAAAGGTAACTATGCGGGACAGGGCGGCGGTATCTTTGTCAATGGAGGTGCCGAATGTATTTTAGAAGCAGGTACAAAAATCATCGGTAACAGCGCTATTAATCTGGGAACAGGCACGGGTAACGGCGGTGGTGTGTATGTCGCGGGGAATAGTTCCCTTAAAATGGAGAATGTAACGATTAAAAACTGTGAAGCAACCGGCACAGATAGTGCCGGCGGCGGTGTATATCTGTATAAAGGAACATGTACGCTGGAAAAGGTGATTGTTGAAGAGTGTAAAGCACCGAAAGGCGGGGGTATATTCGTCAGCGAAGAGGCTGAGTGTATTCTCAAACAGGACGTAAAAATTCTCCAAAATGAGGCAAGGGGTACCAATAGCAACGGTGGCGGTATTTTTGTAGATAAAGTATCCAAACTCGGTAAATTAACAATCAAAGGATCTAAAGAGAAACCCGTTGTTATTGCAAAGAATACAGCTGACTACGGCGGAGGACTCTATCACTATGGGAATGCAGATATAAAGTATGCCGAAATTAAAGAAAATAGGGTACCACATGACGGCGGCGGAATGTATAATGCGGGTATTTGTACTATGGACAATGTTACGATCCAGAATAATAGAGCTTTTACTGAAGATACCAACGCCGGAAGAGGCGGAGGAATCTATAGCGATGAAAGCGATGAAACGCTTACGCTTACCAATACCACCGTTACCGACAACGAGGCAAAGACCGGCGGCGGCATCTACATTGCTGAGCACAGTAAAGCTTTCAATATGTCGGGTTCTACGGTTATTACGGTGGATCCAAGCAAGAACGATGTTTTCCTAAGAGAAGGGAAGTTTATCACGATATCAGGCTCTTTAAATGCAATAGGAAATGTTGCACGTATTACGCTCGAAAACTATACTGTTGGGGCAAAGGTTCTCCAAGCATCTCCCGCGGAGTGTGCTAAATTTACCGTAACGCCGAATAGTGCGGAAATATGGTCAATAAAGAGTGATGGAACATTGAAGAAATAG
- a CDS encoding AAA family ATPase: protein MVVMNLELNNLFGFQDFKVNFSYPKKLVKSTIENEYLETKPNFRYKKVNILMGANASGKTSLGKALVDIFNFLSKKNIKSFDDNFLDEKSEAYFSIDFLVDDNVLYRAVCTFLPEKIVSLDVFSSEIAVNDSYETCVKKLQKLHGEDNIEKLEKLPQFGWLFTFPRDEKSSSLLKDNANILDLDILNAVLQTLDTSITKVLKSMEVDKSYIIKSKTGDLFVQNGEVVDKNFLSSGTKAGLDIAFLISALYEDTHGFYYCDEQFSFIQSDIEQSVLSLMISLLKPNTQLFFTTHNADILEMNLPIHSFIFLRKNDKIEVVHPEEKIKKNNISLRNIVKNDVLDISPDINKILSIEYLNEDR from the coding sequence ATGGTTGTAATGAACTTGGAGCTTAACAATCTCTTCGGGTTTCAAGATTTTAAAGTCAATTTTTCGTATCCCAAAAAATTAGTAAAATCCACTATCGAAAATGAATATTTGGAAACAAAGCCGAATTTTCGTTATAAAAAAGTTAATATTCTTATGGGAGCGAACGCTTCCGGAAAAACATCTCTCGGTAAAGCGCTCGTTGATATTTTTAATTTTCTTTCAAAAAAAAATATAAAATCATTTGACGATAATTTTTTAGATGAAAAAAGCGAAGCATATTTTTCTATCGATTTTTTAGTCGATGATAACGTTTTATACAGAGCTGTCTGCACATTTCTGCCCGAAAAAATAGTTTCACTTGATGTTTTTTCTTCCGAAATAGCAGTTAACGATTCGTATGAAACGTGTGTAAAAAAACTCCAAAAATTACACGGAGAAGATAATATTGAAAAATTAGAAAAGCTACCTCAGTTTGGGTGGCTATTTACATTCCCTAGAGATGAGAAAAGCTCATCCTTACTCAAGGATAATGCCAATATATTGGATTTGGATATTTTAAATGCGGTTTTGCAGACGCTTGATACCTCTATTACAAAGGTTTTAAAGAGTATGGAAGTTGATAAAAGCTATATTATAAAAAGTAAAACCGGCGATCTCTTTGTACAAAACGGGGAAGTTGTTGATAAGAATTTTTTATCAAGCGGAACGAAAGCCGGTTTGGATATAGCTTTTCTTATTAGCGCTTTATACGAAGATACGCATGGCTTTTATTATTGTGATGAACAATTTTCATTTATACAAAGCGATATTGAACAATCTGTTTTAAGCTTAATGATTTCTTTATTAAAACCGAATACGCAATTATTTTTTACGACACATAATGCAGATATTTTGGAAATGAATTTGCCTATACATTCGTTTATATTTCTAAGAAAAAATGACAAGATAGAAGTCGTTCACCCCGAAGAAAAAATAAAAAAAAATAACATATCTTTAAGAAATATTGTAAAAAATGATGTACTCGATATCTCTCCGGATATAAATAAAATTCTTTCAATCGAATATCTTAATGAGGATCGGTGA